One window of the Pseudobdellovibrionaceae bacterium genome contains the following:
- a CDS encoding TraC family protein yields the protein MKNAKALVSRLPFWHFDSDVDDLMVYADGSLGAGFILDSLDISCKTDEEINNLTRQLENLIVSAEEGLRFQFFYQLSSNIKHLLDRHSEISEHAPGIYKPVAQARLNYLRENEKKKSYFVPEIYLFVRSKPIAYKKRKFWEAPKRFEPTTRDDYEAHKKRFVRAVKQVKSSLVSVGLAPNRLTRNDWFALAFGHLNLARSEKLGTPKLREQNEYFSAPLSEQLCLTDIAIHSDYLKIGEYFFRTVTLKTLPEGCTYSAMAEQMSALSFHCWISQSIKILDQTSEQKSLEVKRRIAHAMAAGSENVSDLEAESKLGHVEGLLRDLLDGSERLVSMDFTVVLWSKSIDGLNERSDELLKAFRNMNQAEGIVETLPGFDIFMEALPGVCNGVRYKKMKSSNAAHLLSLYGSWTGNQRPVCLIPNRENALFSFDPFAKELPNWNGLIFGQSGGGKSFTVSQLMLMFYGQNPPPRIFWIDNGASSERLLEVLDGEFVDLNLNSGICINVFDLPKGEKKPDAARLKLILAVLEAILKEPEQKGLGKRTRAMLEEAVLECYRIITNRLPYLSDLKKLLDKHPDIEMQKFGQILGSWVEDAAYGQLLDGPTNIDLTKDLVTIEVQGLTNHPELKDIFLLLLTSYIQDMAAADISRPYMLVVDESERLFKAELAKQFVITCYRTWRKYNAGIWCISQNYRDFLADPEVRDALMPNSTSIAILRQRKIDWTHFQETFDFNEAQVAAIKSLEVVKGEYSEMFFMQDENQTVLRLVPEPLSYWICTSDASDKARIKELEEKNPGLKKIEILKQLAFNNEEVA from the coding sequence ATGAAAAATGCTAAAGCCCTGGTTAGTCGGCTTCCATTCTGGCATTTCGACTCCGATGTAGATGATTTAATGGTCTATGCTGACGGTTCTTTAGGGGCCGGATTTATACTGGATAGCCTTGATATTAGTTGCAAAACCGATGAAGAAATAAATAATCTTACTCGTCAACTTGAAAATTTGATTGTCTCAGCCGAGGAAGGGCTAAGATTTCAGTTTTTTTATCAACTCAGCTCGAATATCAAGCACCTCTTGGACCGGCACTCAGAAATTTCAGAACACGCACCAGGCATCTACAAACCTGTGGCCCAGGCAAGGCTTAACTACTTGCGGGAAAACGAAAAGAAGAAATCCTATTTTGTTCCTGAAATCTACCTTTTTGTAAGAAGTAAGCCCATTGCCTACAAAAAGAGAAAGTTTTGGGAGGCACCAAAAAGATTTGAACCCACCACTCGAGATGACTATGAGGCTCATAAAAAAAGATTTGTCCGAGCGGTTAAGCAGGTGAAATCTTCTTTGGTCAGTGTGGGGTTGGCCCCCAATCGGCTCACTCGCAACGACTGGTTTGCTCTCGCATTTGGACACTTAAACCTCGCACGCTCTGAAAAGTTGGGAACTCCAAAACTTAGAGAACAAAACGAATATTTTTCTGCACCCCTATCTGAACAACTTTGCTTGACGGACATTGCAATACATTCGGATTATCTTAAAATTGGGGAGTATTTTTTTCGGACTGTGACCTTAAAAACCTTACCCGAGGGGTGCACCTACAGTGCAATGGCAGAGCAAATGTCGGCACTTTCCTTTCACTGCTGGATAAGTCAGAGCATAAAGATTTTAGACCAAACTTCCGAGCAAAAATCTCTGGAAGTGAAAAGGCGGATTGCTCACGCAATGGCCGCAGGCTCAGAAAATGTAAGTGACTTGGAAGCAGAAAGTAAACTTGGTCATGTGGAAGGCTTACTTCGAGACCTTCTAGATGGTAGCGAACGACTAGTGTCAATGGATTTCACCGTTGTACTCTGGTCAAAATCTATTGATGGACTGAATGAACGTAGTGATGAATTGCTGAAAGCTTTTCGCAACATGAATCAGGCCGAAGGCATTGTTGAAACACTCCCTGGTTTTGATATTTTTATGGAAGCACTGCCGGGAGTGTGTAACGGAGTCAGGTACAAGAAAATGAAAAGCAGTAATGCCGCTCACCTTCTTTCTCTTTACGGCAGTTGGACAGGCAATCAGCGGCCTGTGTGTCTTATTCCAAATCGGGAAAATGCTTTGTTTTCCTTTGACCCCTTTGCAAAAGAGCTTCCAAATTGGAATGGCTTGATTTTTGGTCAAAGTGGAGGGGGCAAATCTTTTACCGTGTCTCAACTCATGCTCATGTTTTACGGTCAGAATCCACCACCAAGAATTTTTTGGATTGATAATGGAGCGAGTTCTGAGCGTTTGTTGGAAGTTCTGGACGGGGAATTTGTTGACCTAAATCTAAATAGCGGCATTTGCATTAACGTCTTTGATCTTCCAAAGGGGGAGAAAAAACCAGACGCAGCAAGACTTAAGTTAATACTTGCAGTTCTAGAAGCGATATTAAAGGAGCCCGAACAAAAAGGCCTGGGTAAAAGAACCAGAGCCATGTTGGAAGAGGCTGTTCTAGAATGTTATCGTATTATTACTAACCGACTCCCTTACCTTTCAGATTTAAAGAAACTGCTGGATAAACACCCAGACATTGAAATGCAAAAGTTTGGGCAGATTCTTGGAAGCTGGGTGGAAGACGCGGCCTATGGTCAACTATTAGATGGTCCAACCAATATTGACCTCACCAAGGACTTAGTAACTATTGAAGTGCAGGGGCTCACAAACCATCCCGAGTTAAAAGACATTTTTTTATTGCTATTAACGTCTTATATTCAGGACATGGCCGCGGCTGATATTTCTAGACCCTATATGCTGGTGGTTGACGAAAGTGAACGGTTATTTAAAGCAGAACTCGCCAAACAGTTTGTAATTACCTGCTATCGAACATGGCGAAAGTACAATGCTGGTATTTGGTGTATTTCACAAAACTACAGGGACTTTTTGGCGGACCCAGAAGTGCGGGACGCTTTGATGCCCAACTCAACAAGCATTGCAATACTGCGCCAAAGAAAAATTGACTGGACGCATTTTCAAGAAACCTTTGATTTTAACGAGGCTCAAGTAGCCGCGATAAAAAGCCTTGAAGTCGTTAAAGGAGAATACAGCGAAATGTTTTTCATGCAGGATGAAAACCAAACTGTTTTGCGCTTGGTTCCGGAGCCCTTAAGCTATTGGATATGTACTAGTGATGCCTCTGACAAAGCCCGCATAAAGGAGTTAGAAGAAAAAAACCCAGGCTTAAAGAAAATTGAAATTTTAAAGCAACTCGCCTTTAACAATGAGGAGGTCGCATAG
- a CDS encoding TrbI/VirB10 family protein, giving the protein MGKLKSYLARFFFKEEGGKKIIHQKHAALTGGLVFGLGLAGSILPSLLNPTDTSEIQHSSKPIAASQSTESKSVESSTNMTVGGIQAEGNRSDSNRHRQQQRPPKTIRYKAKQVFVRGQGTGEVSSIPTGASFVGKTLTKIDTRTPHAVKVILPYGGSSKGGGSHIAKNTVLLGKVSYPGQGDRVYLKFDRGVLPSGEEFSLEAQALSSKDYSPGIIGEFHGNTGSRIAAVLGLSMVSGMSEVLVEKEALGQGYTATPKATLKNGFFNGAAKVADMESQRQAERLAATPEYVTVEAGSDVIVSLTGALKEL; this is encoded by the coding sequence GTGGGAAAATTAAAATCCTATTTGGCTAGATTTTTCTTCAAAGAAGAAGGTGGTAAAAAGATAATCCACCAAAAGCATGCGGCTTTAACGGGAGGTTTAGTATTTGGCCTTGGCCTTGCTGGAAGCATTCTCCCCTCATTGCTTAATCCAACCGACACCAGTGAAATTCAGCATTCAAGTAAACCAATTGCTGCCAGTCAATCAACCGAGTCAAAGTCGGTCGAGTCATCTACTAACATGACCGTTGGCGGCATTCAAGCTGAGGGCAATCGCTCGGATTCAAATAGGCATAGACAGCAGCAGCGTCCTCCTAAAACTATCCGCTATAAGGCGAAGCAGGTTTTTGTACGTGGACAGGGCACAGGTGAGGTCTCCAGCATTCCAACGGGAGCAAGTTTTGTCGGAAAAACTTTGACCAAGATCGACACTAGAACTCCCCACGCTGTTAAAGTTATTCTTCCCTATGGTGGGAGTAGCAAAGGTGGAGGAAGCCATATTGCTAAGAATACTGTTTTGTTAGGAAAGGTGAGCTATCCGGGGCAAGGCGACAGAGTTTATCTCAAATTTGACCGAGGCGTCTTGCCTAGTGGCGAGGAATTTTCACTAGAGGCTCAAGCACTAAGCAGCAAAGATTACTCGCCCGGAATTATCGGAGAATTTCACGGCAATACCGGAAGCCGGATAGCAGCCGTTCTTGGCCTATCGATGGTCAGCGGAATGTCAGAGGTGTTAGTTGAAAAAGAGGCTTTGGGGCAAGGTTATACCGCCACGCCAAAAGCTACATTAAAAAATGGATTTTTTAATGGCGCGGCCAAGGTGGCAGACATGGAATCACAGCGGCAGGCAGAGCGACTTGCTGCTACACCAGAATATGTCACCGTCGAGGCTGGATCGGACGTTATCGTATCACTAACTGGAGCACTTAAAGAGTTATGA
- a CDS encoding replication-relaxation family protein → MPKKSLFVTERDLEIFKFLYKRKVASLEQIRQKFFIRRTKSATYKRLENLCLAGYLKKSGVVFKKRLQVVYSLLEKGFRSLTPRFPYTIHRPILKSDSPAHDLGLGDLWGRLEACQMVESISSENMIQTCEELVDNKVMRVARSLHSDGVVEVDSPKGKFLLAIEYEISDKSASRYTAKLLDYYLATAIPAVLYICGNARIRELIFQADGELGKKFESKVYTCLEENFHANKAAVEFQSYQGDTFYLK, encoded by the coding sequence TTGCCAAAAAAAAGCTTATTTGTCACTGAACGAGACCTTGAAATTTTTAAGTTTCTCTACAAACGAAAGGTAGCCAGCCTCGAACAGATTCGCCAGAAATTTTTTATCAGAAGAACTAAGTCGGCAACCTATAAGCGCTTAGAAAATTTATGCTTGGCAGGGTATTTGAAAAAAAGTGGCGTTGTATTCAAGAAACGGCTTCAAGTTGTTTATAGCTTATTGGAAAAAGGATTCCGCTCTCTCACCCCTCGGTTCCCGTACACTATTCATAGACCAATCTTAAAAAGTGATTCCCCGGCTCATGATCTTGGCTTAGGAGATTTATGGGGCCGCCTTGAAGCTTGTCAAATGGTGGAAAGTATTTCTTCTGAAAATATGATTCAGACCTGTGAAGAGCTTGTGGACAACAAGGTTATGCGTGTAGCAAGGAGTCTTCACTCTGATGGAGTAGTCGAAGTTGATTCTCCAAAGGGAAAATTCTTACTGGCTATAGAGTATGAGATCAGTGACAAATCGGCCAGCAGATATACCGCAAAGCTTTTGGATTATTACCTGGCAACTGCGATTCCTGCGGTTTTATACATTTGTGGCAATGCCAGAATCAGGGAGCTGATTTTCCAAGCGGATGGTGAGTTGGGCAAAAAGTTTGAGTCTAAGGTTTATACCTGTCTTGAAGAAAACTTCCATGCCAACAAAGCGGCTGTGGAATTTCAGTCATATCAGGGTGACACGTTTTATCTGAAGTGA
- a CDS encoding recombinase family protein, protein MGKKKQAFKIGFYIRVSTEEQAQNIEGSIRNQEERLKSHVEFKNSHGHFGEIKEVFIDRARSGKDTNRPELQKLLEAIRQGEINFVMATELSRISRSIKDFAEIWDLMQSHGCGFQSLRENFDTTTAAGELVLFSMANLAQFERRQVSERVALNMNARAKRGLYNGGVVPFGYKLIADKPGYLDVDKNQSKIVQRAFQVFLKEESLSKTAKWLNENGYKMERFTSGGGKFRLDFFTVENLHHILRNKVYVGVRTYKDKDDEIEVDAVWPAIVERDLFDRVQKMLTQNKSRRKTSYPKRHPYLLSGITFCEICGDHLSGKSAHGKKRKIPYYEHSWRTKRGSTLTQKSFDCGNHRRFLADKLEKIVLAEVEKLVTNAPLVRKLLLQAQLVHKQSSSTKELESLKAKLYSYNSQLDALAERLSQLPKSVSAKPIFKQMERIEALKAETSGKIERLRGTDSGRQAEPPIELSEYRKFLASLKDLLRGDDQAIKAKIIKRLIHRIEVGKESVTISYKADKPSLLREPLDLGSRFFLCQKSGKVLEFPNKKGGQDSCPAASDFSLNFSSVRCSKSLTNGSEGGT, encoded by the coding sequence ATGGGTAAAAAGAAGCAAGCATTTAAAATTGGATTTTATATCAGAGTCTCAACCGAGGAACAGGCTCAGAATATTGAAGGTTCCATTAGAAATCAGGAAGAGCGTCTTAAGTCCCATGTGGAGTTTAAAAACTCTCACGGGCACTTTGGTGAAATTAAGGAAGTCTTTATTGATCGTGCCAGGTCAGGGAAGGACACCAATCGCCCAGAGCTGCAAAAACTCTTGGAAGCTATCAGACAAGGAGAGATCAATTTTGTAATGGCCACAGAATTGTCACGAATTTCACGCTCTATTAAAGATTTTGCGGAAATCTGGGACCTCATGCAGTCGCATGGATGTGGATTTCAAAGTTTACGAGAAAATTTTGATACGACCACGGCGGCAGGGGAATTAGTGCTCTTTTCGATGGCGAATTTGGCCCAGTTTGAAAGAAGGCAGGTCTCTGAAAGAGTCGCTCTAAACATGAACGCCAGAGCTAAACGTGGACTTTATAACGGTGGTGTAGTGCCTTTTGGTTACAAACTGATTGCTGATAAACCTGGGTACTTAGATGTAGACAAAAATCAAAGCAAGATTGTCCAGCGGGCTTTTCAGGTGTTTTTAAAAGAAGAATCCCTATCGAAAACAGCAAAGTGGCTTAATGAAAATGGTTATAAAATGGAGCGTTTTACCAGTGGTGGTGGTAAATTTAGACTTGATTTTTTCACTGTGGAAAACCTTCATCATATATTACGCAATAAAGTCTATGTGGGAGTAAGAACCTACAAGGATAAGGACGACGAAATTGAAGTCGATGCCGTGTGGCCAGCCATTGTCGAGAGGGATTTATTTGACCGCGTGCAAAAGATGTTAACCCAAAATAAATCGCGCAGGAAAACCAGTTATCCCAAACGTCACCCTTACTTGCTTTCAGGAATCACCTTTTGTGAAATCTGTGGAGATCATTTGTCGGGAAAGTCCGCCCATGGAAAAAAGAGAAAAATCCCTTACTATGAACATTCATGGCGCACAAAAAGGGGCTCTACCCTTACCCAGAAAAGTTTTGATTGCGGAAATCATCGACGTTTTTTAGCCGACAAACTGGAAAAAATTGTTTTAGCCGAGGTTGAAAAGTTAGTCACAAATGCACCATTGGTTAGAAAGCTGTTACTACAAGCGCAGCTTGTGCATAAGCAAAGCTCCAGCACCAAGGAGTTGGAGAGTCTAAAGGCCAAGCTCTACAGCTACAACAGTCAATTAGATGCTTTGGCCGAGCGGCTTTCACAACTGCCTAAATCAGTTTCCGCTAAGCCCATCTTTAAACAAATGGAGCGAATAGAGGCCCTAAAGGCGGAAACAAGCGGTAAGATAGAGAGGCTGCGGGGTACGGATAGCGGTAGACAAGCAGAGCCTCCGATTGAACTGAGCGAATATCGGAAGTTTCTAGCCTCTCTAAAAGATTTGCTTAGAGGGGATGACCAGGCCATCAAAGCCAAGATTATTAAAAGACTGATTCATAGAATTGAAGTTGGCAAAGAAAGCGTTACAATCAGCTATAAAGCCGATAAGCCGAGTCTCCTGCGAGAGCCCCTAGATTTGGGCTCTCGCTTTTTTTTATGTCAGAAATCCGGCAAAGTTCTTGAATTTCCCAATAAAAAAGGCGGCCAGGATTCGTGCCCTGCCGCCTCTGACTTTTCTTTGAATTTTTCTAGTGTGCGGTGTTCGAAAAGCTTGACAAATGGTAGCGAGGGAGGGACTTGA
- a CDS encoding HEAT repeat domain-containing protein, translating into MPAKEFVLSLIVLCSISISAQAAPNRGQTEGLKPSSILAGPYRDRTVRALRQPLKERLLMIKTLGKGGVAALQELAFDPQEPLQTRWRATTALGQAWPKLAEPTLEKALQSDEWFMRNAALIALTHGSRKKVLEWSEKLLDDKALVVRTAAVQAIDRVSGKELSEKLWSRLNAKENFRNQQSLWIRKHIVRALSKFGRPSDTSRFISALRDGDKDLHPYAIKGLERSTGQVLGSKKTTTYWKKEKWLAWWKDNTKQASSAN; encoded by the coding sequence TTGCCGGCCAAGGAATTTGTCTTAAGCCTAATTGTTCTATGTTCCATCTCAATTTCGGCTCAGGCGGCGCCCAATCGCGGTCAAACAGAAGGCTTAAAGCCTTCATCGATCTTGGCAGGGCCCTACCGTGATCGCACTGTTCGCGCTCTTCGCCAGCCCTTGAAGGAAAGATTACTAATGATTAAGACCTTGGGTAAAGGCGGTGTTGCGGCTCTTCAGGAGTTAGCCTTTGATCCCCAGGAACCCCTGCAGACCAGATGGCGGGCAACCACCGCTTTGGGACAGGCGTGGCCCAAGCTGGCTGAGCCGACTCTGGAGAAAGCCCTCCAGAGTGACGAGTGGTTTATGCGCAATGCTGCCCTCATCGCTTTAACTCATGGTTCGCGCAAAAAGGTATTGGAGTGGTCTGAGAAACTATTGGACGACAAAGCTTTGGTGGTTCGCACAGCCGCCGTTCAAGCTATCGATCGGGTAAGTGGTAAGGAGCTTTCTGAAAAGTTGTGGTCTCGACTGAATGCCAAGGAGAATTTCCGCAATCAGCAGAGTCTGTGGATTCGTAAGCACATTGTTCGTGCCCTCAGCAAGTTTGGCCGTCCTTCAGACACTTCTCGATTTATTTCGGCACTGAGAGATGGGGACAAGGATCTTCATCCTTATGCCATAAAAGGTCTGGAAAGATCCACTGGTCAAGTTCTTGGCAGCAAAAAGACCACAACCTATTGGAAAAAGGAAAAGTGGTTGGCCTGGTGGAAAGACAACACCAAACAAGCCTCCTCTGCCAACTGA